One region of Paenibacillus polymyxa M1 genomic DNA includes:
- a CDS encoding phage tail protein gives MAEQVLTVTTVYAREQMAQARAEGGTLTKVVKMAFGSGGVDAEGKPLPLDGTEQVLKAELIQKNISGHEFIAPATIRYVCSLAETELAGKTINELALVDSVGKFTAVRTMTNKIKDGDIEFVFEIDDIY, from the coding sequence ATGGCAGAACAAGTATTAACGGTGACAACGGTCTATGCGAGAGAACAGATGGCCCAAGCGCGGGCCGAAGGCGGCACATTGACTAAAGTGGTCAAAATGGCATTTGGCAGCGGTGGGGTTGATGCAGAGGGCAAGCCTTTGCCTTTGGATGGCACAGAGCAAGTATTAAAAGCGGAACTGATTCAAAAGAATATCTCGGGCCACGAATTTATCGCCCCAGCAACGATCCGTTATGTCTGTTCTCTTGCAGAAACAGAGCTTGCCGGGAAAACGATCAATGAACTTGCTTTGGTAGATTCGGTTGGGAAATTCACAGCGGTTCGCACCATGACGAACAAAATCAAAGACGGAGACATAGAGTTCGTTTTCGAGATTGACGACATTTATTAA
- a CDS encoding putative phage tail protein gives MIPLRYREMLPPHMYEIDMAERHFDVMELEINDREKSIDDLGNQFVLKTATWALPIWEWIYFHQEQIGNLEQRRDAIRRKRWAKRPFTLPVLRLIGGKYGNLLDIQEDYLKKTILFVYGIDTQLNVKGLMEDFEYIRPVHINKAQPTFRIDVHHKFGIKTRIRFHSRVGFFGGKPWYLDGTKLLDGSASLSGWTGERQRKRNRLELRVSNPITNRQEGILKVRKNYWLLDGQNLFDGSHSLSSTETILHV, from the coding sequence ATGATACCTCTGCGATACCGGGAAATGCTGCCGCCACACATGTATGAGATCGACATGGCCGAGCGGCATTTTGACGTTATGGAGTTGGAAATAAACGATCGGGAAAAGTCGATTGACGATCTGGGAAATCAGTTCGTTTTAAAGACTGCTACTTGGGCATTGCCTATTTGGGAGTGGATATATTTCCACCAGGAGCAGATTGGGAACTTAGAACAGCGCCGTGACGCGATACGTCGTAAGCGTTGGGCCAAGCGACCTTTTACACTGCCGGTACTGCGACTGATTGGTGGGAAGTACGGTAATCTGTTGGACATACAAGAGGATTATCTAAAGAAGACGATCTTGTTTGTGTATGGTATCGACACACAGTTAAACGTTAAAGGCCTGATGGAAGACTTTGAGTACATTCGGCCTGTTCATATTAACAAAGCGCAGCCTACTTTTCGTATTGACGTTCACCACAAATTCGGAATTAAAACACGTATTAGGTTCCATTCCCGCGTAGGTTTTTTCGGTGGCAAGCCGTGGTATCTAGATGGAACAAAATTACTGGATGGGTCCGCTTCGCTTTCCGGTTGGACTGGCGAACGGCAGCGCAAACGAAACCGATTGGAGCTGAGGGTCAGCAATCCGATTACGAACCGACAAGAGGGAATTTTAAAAGTCCGCAAAAATTATTGGCTGCTTGACGGTCAGAACTTGTTTGATGGTAGCCACTCACTGAGCTCAACAGAGACAATTTTACATGTATAG
- a CDS encoding baseplate J/gp47 family protein yields the protein MNVKLTDLPALPPMAILEETPEEVYRRWVNRAITLAQERGLPPPPTDPGELFYDLWYPIAMEYAEQQELLIYAFLQAFPIWADSEYLDGHGWSDGMPRKVGEDDDTYRLRMLERAFAEEGSGRRKDYETWAKELEGVGGAVAIEKERHDNSIDLYLTDLQGQPITVEFAAKVKADMWENKRIAGHDLAVHPAPVFTLQVAAKLNTVLPLSELVEPIRKRIADYAIGRTKLVFNYVGAALLVKGVEDYESLTLNGAIEDIEVPATSVLNIEVTLT from the coding sequence GTGAATGTGAAATTAACAGACCTTCCTGCACTGCCACCGATGGCAATTTTGGAGGAAACCCCAGAGGAAGTTTACCGCCGATGGGTCAACCGGGCGATTACATTGGCACAAGAACGCGGTCTACCTCCACCCCCGACGGATCCGGGAGAGTTATTTTATGATCTGTGGTATCCCATCGCTATGGAATACGCTGAACAGCAGGAGTTGTTAATATATGCCTTTCTCCAAGCCTTCCCCATTTGGGCAGACAGTGAGTATTTAGATGGTCACGGATGGTCGGATGGTATGCCTCGGAAGGTGGGGGAGGACGACGACACGTACCGATTGCGAATGCTTGAGCGTGCGTTTGCTGAGGAAGGCAGCGGGCGTCGAAAGGACTATGAGACATGGGCAAAGGAGCTGGAAGGCGTTGGCGGTGCTGTTGCCATTGAAAAGGAGCGGCACGATAACAGCATCGATTTGTATCTCACTGACCTTCAAGGACAGCCGATCACGGTAGAGTTTGCCGCTAAAGTTAAGGCGGATATGTGGGAAAACAAGCGGATTGCCGGGCATGATCTGGCTGTACATCCTGCCCCAGTATTCACGTTGCAAGTAGCTGCGAAACTAAATACAGTTCTTCCACTTTCGGAACTGGTAGAGCCCATTAGGAAGCGAATAGCCGACTACGCCATTGGTAGAACAAAGCTGGTATTTAATTACGTTGGTGCTGCTTTGCTGGTCAAGGGAGTGGAGGATTACGAAAGCCTTACGCTTAATGGAGCCATCGAAGACATTGAGGTTCCGGCCACGTCTGTTTTGAATATTGAGGTGACCCTGACATGA
- a CDS encoding DUF2634 domain-containing protein translates to MADDETLFPDLDLSTLDEVELTETVASETKWTYVIDYRTRQMVTTDDGRPKKTATYGEYLVQTALKILNTERFQYVVYDADIGVERSEWANWEDVEIKRDIEEALAAHTEISQAEVLSMERNGQNMYLRIKLTGLAGEVELEEAIEL, encoded by the coding sequence GTGGCTGATGATGAAACGTTATTCCCCGATCTTGATCTTTCCACACTTGACGAGGTGGAGTTGACAGAGACGGTAGCGTCTGAAACCAAATGGACATATGTGATCGACTATCGCACGCGGCAGATGGTCACCACCGACGACGGGCGTCCCAAAAAAACGGCTACGTATGGTGAATACCTTGTGCAGACGGCGCTAAAAATCCTGAACACCGAGCGATTTCAATATGTGGTGTATGACGCTGATATCGGTGTCGAACGATCTGAATGGGCCAATTGGGAGGACGTTGAAATAAAACGCGACATTGAGGAAGCTTTGGCAGCTCATACGGAAATCTCTCAAGCTGAGGTATTGTCGATGGAGCGGAACGGCCAGAACATGTATTTGCGAATTAAATTAACCGGGCTGGCCGGAGAAGTAGAATTGGAGGAGGCGATTGAATTGTGA